The nucleotide sequence NNNNNNNNNNNNNNNNNNNNNNNNNNNNNNNNNNNNNNNNNNNNNNNNNNNNNNNNNNNNNNNNNNNNNNNNNNNNNNNNNNNNNNNNNNNNNNNNNNNNNNNNNNNNNNNNNNNNNNNNNNNNNNNNNNNNNNNNNNNNNNNNNNNNNNNNNNNNNNNNNNNNNNNNNNNNNNNNNNNNNNNNNNNNNNNNNNNNNNNNNNNNNNNNNNNNNNNNNNNNNNNNNNNNNNNNNNNNNNNNNNNNNNNNNNNNNNNNNNNNNNNNNNNNNNNNNNNNNNNNNNNNNNNNNNNNNNNNNNNNNNNNNNNNNNNNNNNNNNNNNNNNNNNNNNNNNNNNNNNNNNNNNNNNNNNNNNNNNNNNNNNNNNNNNNNNNNNNNNNNNNNNNNNNNNNNNNNNNNNNNNNNNNNNNNNNNNNNNNNNNNNNNNNNNNNNNNNNNNNNNNNNNNNNNNNNNNNNNNNNNNNNNNNNNNNNNNNNNNNNNNNNNNNNNNNNNNNNNNNNNNNNNNNNNNGGGAAGAGAGGGGAGATAGGGAAAGTGAGAAGAGGGGGGAAACCCTAGATTCGATCTCCATTCGATTTGGTTCGTTCTCGGATCGAAGCGATGGTGTTCTACTTCAAGGCCCGACCTGATGCTGGCGACTACACAATCTTCATGGGGCTTGATAAGTTCGAGAACGAGGAGCTCATCAAGTACGGCTTCCCTGAAGACGTCTGGTaagcttcttttgtttttcgcGACAAAGACTTCTCGATTTTTCCCGATCATCGTTTTTGCTTTCTGAATTTTAGCTCGGGATCGGTTTTAGTTTCGGATGGCTCAATTGTTTAATTAGTTGGGCTTTATAATCGAATTTTGAGTTTGTTCTCTTTGTTTAGGGTTAGATGTTTTGTTATGTCGTGATCTAttgtttattgattgattgtggtGAATTCATGGGAATGAAAGAGAATGAAATGGTGGTCAACCTTTActcatgttttggttttgatgatttCAATTTGTTGTGCTGAGTTTTGCGATGAGTTGTTGTTCTTATCTAGTATAATTTATCGGTATTAGTTTTCTTCATTCAAATAGTTTTCTTAAAAACATTTGGCAGAAGAGATATGTTGTTAGTTCCTTGTTTCTGAAAATGATTGTGAAGATTCATTATGATACGAGCTTAGAAATGTTGTCGTGTGTATACTCTTTTCTGAGATAAATCTTGGCCTTTATGttctgaaacaaaaagaaaaatataactgtGGTGAcgtttaaatactttttttgtgaaatgtagTTTGGCCTAGTTATGCAGTTAccatatcaattttttttctggaaaTATCTTTGTAGCGCCAGAGAGCTATGATCCACTATTGATAATGTTTTATTGATTAGTCTTTTATGAGTAATACCTATGGGTATACTGGTAGCTCTGAACTCACCCTTATTTAAGTATTGGGCTGTTTCTCAGCATGTCTATTGTCCTCTCATGCTGTGTTAGctatattcaaacttttttgtttgttacctCCTAGTttgatgattttctttttcatttatacAAACTAAATGAGTTTTATAGATTTTCTAGTGATCATTTATTTGCAGTTCAGTAAGTTGATGCATAACTGAGGTTTATGAGTAAACTTATGGATTCGTTATGTCTATACTCTGTTCATGCTTTCCTTGCTAATGTCAATCTTTGATGTGTTTAGACATGTATggattttttttaccttctaatttaaattttttattttttcatataaactcTAGCAGCTTCACCTATTCAgcattttaatttcttgttcTGTATGTTGATACACGACCAAGTTGCTAAAAGTAATTTTCATTTGATGCAGGTTTCACGTGGATAAAATGTCGTCAGCTCATGTTTACTTGAGGCTTCATAGAGGCCAAAGTTTTGATGACATTAGTGAAGGTGTGCTGGAGGACTGTGCTCAGCTAGTGAAAGCTAACTCCATTCAAGGTAAAATCTGAAACCCTTTCTCTACTTGTACTGAACTTAACATTTGCATAATCGTTAGTCTTAGAGTACCAGTTTGTTTTTTAGAAGGAGGGCACATATAGGgtattttctgttttcttatcgACTGGTGTCTGGGATTATGTGCCAGGCAACAAGGTGAACAACGTTGATGTTGTGTACACTCCGTGGTCCAACTTGAAGAAAACTGCCTCCATGGATGTTGGTCAAGTTGGTTTCCACAATTCAAAGATGGTAAGCTTCGCCATCTCTCAAGAAAATTTGGTTGTGCATACATGAAATCTGCTCAAAGTATGGTTGCAAAGCAATGATGATACCTAACtgatatttgtttattaaaggTCCGGACAATCAGAGTGGAGAAGCGAGTCAATGATATAGTTAACAgattgaacaaaacaaaagttgaaagAACTCCTGATCTGAGAGGTTAGTATTTGGTTTGTGGGCTCTTACTTAAATTCCAATAGATAGAATatcatacaaatatataattttcatgcATATGAAGTGTCAGTTAAAGTGACTATCTTTCCAGATATTATAACTTTAAGATCTACAAAattgatattgttgttgttgataactTTGTTGCTGAAGCCGAGAGAGAAGCTGTGAATGCTGCTGAAAGGGCAGAGAGGAAACTACATCTGAGGGAGAAGGTCAGTTTCCGGGTTTTGTGGTTATAATCTGAAGAAGTCTTTGATTAGGGGTTTTGACACAAAtctttcaatgttttcttaatattgCAGAAGAAACGTGAAGAGATAGATAGGCTTGAGAAGGAGAGGCAAGCAGAGATGAGGAGTTACAAGGGACTAATGGTGACTGATAAAATGACATCCAACAAAGACATTGCTTCAAGCCACAAATCGGTTCAAGAACTGGAAGACGATTTCATGTAAAAGCTctgaagaaatgagaaaaaaaaaaaacaacaaaccaagtCGGTAACATTCAGCCAGAGGTGATCCTGTACTGTCCTTCAAAGAAGGCTTAAGATGTTCTTACTAGCcttgaatatgatgatgatgatggttgtccggtattatgttttcttttaaaaagtcaGTCTTGAAGacctaaaaccctaatctgGTACTTGGACTAGTTGGTCCATTAAAATGTTTCAAAGGATTGAATCTGATCtgtgagaaattaaaagagCATTCTATATATAACACTGGTGAGCGATCTGGTTATGGCAGTCATGGTTTGCATCTTTGCATTGTTGTGCTTGTCGAAAGTCATTTTATTACCCCTAGAATCAATTTACTGGTCGGACATAGCTCTTGAATCCTGATTCTATCAGAAAATCAGAGCGTCTTGGGTTGGTCGGGGTTGGATCAGTCTACTGATCATAGTAATAGCTGTTGAATCTAAACCGATCTTAGCGATCTTCCGGATCAGTTTATTTACCCCTCAAGTTAGCTGGCCAGTGAGTAGTAAGTAAGTAGTAACCTTTGAGCGACCCAGTTgatgatatatgatatatatcaaTCGCACCTAAAAGGTCCCATGATTTGAAATAATTCCGGTGGCCCCTAAAAGGGTGATTTGAATCCAACAATGGAGAGATCAAGGAGTATTAAATAAATCTCTgggtaaaaatttgaaaataaaggaaaaagaaggggaaaaaaaaggagaagaaacaaaataatgataTGTCCGTTAAACACACGATAGGGTGACACGTGGCCGGAAATATTCAAAATAGACGTCTGGGATTTAAGATTGAGAGCCGCtcattagagaaaaaaaaaagaaaacgaaacgtTTATTATTTGACTTTGTTTGTCTGTAAATAGGGTTTGTTGACGAAATTCGAATTTCCGCCATTCttgttttgaaaaaacaattaagCTCTGCCGACCGTTTTAGATTTCATCCTAGTCTTCTCTTTTaatcttcttcatctgtaaAACTTTTCAATCACTCACTCTCGACTCAGATTTGTCTCAGATCGGAGATTTCCTTGTTTTCgactttttttaagttttaatttggGGATTTCTTCGATTTCTGATTACTTCCATTTCCGAACCTCGCAtcggtgagtttttttttacctggTTAGAGATCTTCAAGTCTGTCTTATTGATCTTTTTCAATCTTGGGGGTTGATTTGGGTATGATGTGGTTTTGAATTTATTGTCTGATTgatccaaaaacaaatttctctcttttaaagtgattaacaaaataaacatcaC is from Camelina sativa cultivar DH55 chromosome 20, Cs, whole genome shotgun sequence and encodes:
- the LOC104769381 gene encoding coiled-coil domain-containing protein 25-like, which encodes MVFYFKARPDAGDYTIFMGLDKFENEELIKYGFPEDVWFHVDKMSSAHVYLRLHRGQSFDDISEGVLEDCAQLVKANSIQGNKVNNVDVVYTPWSNLKKTASMDVGQVGFHNSKMVRTIRVEKRVNDIVNRLNKTKVERTPDLRAEREAVNAAERAERKLHLREKKKREEIDRLEKERQAEMRSYKGLMVTDKMTSNKDIASSHKSVQELEDDFM